The nucleotide window TGCAGTGGCGCAGCGAGCGCTGGGGCCGCGTCGCGGCGTTCCTGCTGTCTACGGCGGTGTTCGCGGCCAGCCACCTCGAGCCGCTGCGGACGACGTTGCTGCTGGTCATCGCGGTGCCGATCGGCCTGGTCCGGCTGGTCACCGGGCGGCTGCCGGGCAGTATCGTCGCGCACCAGGTGAACAACTTCCTGCCGGCGCTGACCATCCTGCTCGGGGCGCTCGGGGTGGCCTCTTTCTGAGTGCGCGGGTGCCATCTGGCAGAATGGTGCACTGCCTGCTTCCGCCGGACCCTCTCACCGCGCGAAAGCTCCTGACCTTCGGGTGCCCGCGTCCGTGTCCCCACTCGGCCCGCGTGCGCCCAGCCCAGCACCAGAGAGACTCGAGGAGAACCCACACCCGTGGCCGTCAAGATCAAGCTGCAGCGCCTCGGCAAGATCCGTGCGCCGTACTACCGCATCATCGTCGCCGACGCGCGCACCCGCCGGGACGGCAAGGCCATCGAGACGATCGGCAAGTACCACCCGAAGGAAGAGCCGAGCCTGATCGAGGTCGTCTCCGACCGCGCCCAGTACTGGCTGGGTGTCGGCGCGCAGCCGACCGAGCCGGTCCAGCGCCTGCTGGAGATCACCGGTGACTGGCAGAAGTTCAAGGGCCTGCCGGGCGCCGAGGGCACCCTGAAGGTGGCCGAGCCGAAGCCGTCCAAGCAGGACCTGTTCAACGCGGCGCTGGCCGCGGCCGGCGAGGAGCCCTCCGCCGACGCCACCACGCCGAAGAAGAAGTCCGCCCCGAAGAAGGCCGAGGCCGAGAAGGCGGAGGCCGCTGAGGGCGAGAAGTCCGAGTGAGTTTCCTCGCGGACTCCCTCGAGCACCTGGTGCGCGGGATCGTCGACAACCCGGACGAGGTCCGGGTCGAGCTGCTGACCACCCGCCGTGGCCGCACGCTCGAGGTGCACGTGCACCCCGATGACCTCGGCAAGGTGATCGGCCGGGGTGGTCGCACGGCGACCGCCCTGCGCACCGTCATGGGTGGCATCGGTGGCCGCGGCGTCCGCGTGGACGTCGTCGACACCGACCGCTGAGCCTTTCTTTCGGAAACGGTCAGGATGGACGTCGTAGTCGGCCGCATCGCGAAGGCGCACGGAATCCGCGGGGAACTCGCGGTGGACGTGCGCACGGACTCGCCGGAAGAGCGGTTCAAGATCGGTGCGGCCGTCACGACGAAGCTGCGTGACGGCAGCAAGAGGGAACTCACCATCGCAGCCGCCCGCGAACACAGCGGGCGGCTGCTGGTGCGTTTCGAGGAGGTCCTCACCCGCGACGTCGCCGAGACGCTGCGGGGCGCGCTGCTCGTGGCCGACACGGCCGCGCTGCCGCCGACCGCGGACCCCGACGAGTTCTACGACCACGAGCTGGCCGGCCTGCGGGCCGAGCTGACCGACGGCACGGTCGTCGGGAAGGTCGTCGAGGTCGTCCACTCGCCCGCCGGCGAGCTGCTGGAGCTGAACGTGGACGGCCGTTCGGCGCTCGTGCCGTTCGTCCGCGCGATCGTCCCCACCGTGGACGTCGCCGGTGGCCGCGTCGTGCTCGACCCGCCGGAAGGGCTCCTGGACGCCTGATGCGGATCGACGTCGTCACGATCTTCCCCGAATACCTCGACCCGCTGCGCGCCGCGCTGTTGGGC belongs to Amycolatopsis tolypomycina and includes:
- a CDS encoding RNA-binding protein, yielding MSFLADSLEHLVRGIVDNPDEVRVELLTTRRGRTLEVHVHPDDLGKVIGRGGRTATALRTVMGGIGGRGVRVDVVDTDR
- the rimM gene encoding ribosome maturation factor RimM (Essential for efficient processing of 16S rRNA); protein product: MDVVVGRIAKAHGIRGELAVDVRTDSPEERFKIGAAVTTKLRDGSKRELTIAAAREHSGRLLVRFEEVLTRDVAETLRGALLVADTAALPPTADPDEFYDHELAGLRAELTDGTVVGKVVEVVHSPAGELLELNVDGRSALVPFVRAIVPTVDVAGGRVVLDPPEGLLDA
- the rpsP gene encoding 30S ribosomal protein S16 codes for the protein MAVKIKLQRLGKIRAPYYRIIVADARTRRDGKAIETIGKYHPKEEPSLIEVVSDRAQYWLGVGAQPTEPVQRLLEITGDWQKFKGLPGAEGTLKVAEPKPSKQDLFNAALAAAGEEPSADATTPKKKSAPKKAEAEKAEAAEGEKSE